A single Pristis pectinata isolate sPriPec2 chromosome 6, sPriPec2.1.pri, whole genome shotgun sequence DNA region contains:
- the LOC127571892 gene encoding phospholipid scramblase 2-like, protein MNELPLVPGTFPPGLEHLLQIDKLLIIQKLEAAEIIYGIETINRYEVTNNIGQQIYFATEKSNLCFRFICGQQRPFKVYVADNMGTEVMCFKRPLQCSCCCSPCCLQKLEVQAPIGEPIGYVIQKWHPCLPMFAIQNKNKETVLRISGPCCCCRWCCAYNFKIEALHSSEEIGKITKVWGGLVVEALTDADNFEVSFPMDLDVSIKAVLLGASILIDFMYFEKTSKQLIEVTDRNQ, encoded by the exons ATGAATGAATTACCACTAGTTCCAGGAACATTCCCGCCAGGCCTCGAGCATCTTCTGCAG ATAGACAAGCTACTGATAATTCAGAAGTTGGAAGCAGCAGAAA TCATATATGGAATTGAGACCATCAACAGGTATGAGGTGACAAACAACATTGGCCAGCAGATCTACTTTGCCACTGAAAAGAGTAACTTATGCTTCAGATTCATCTGTGGGCAACAGCGTCCATTCAAAGTTTACGTTGCGGACAACATGGGCACTGAGGTAATGTGCTTCAAACGCCCTTTGCAATGTTCCTGCTGCTGCTCTCCATGCTGCTTGCAGAAG TTAGAAGTGCAAGCTCCAATCGGTGAACCAATAGGATACGTTATCCAAAAATGGCACCCATGTTTGCCAATGTTTgctattcaaaataaaaacaaagaaactgTTCTGAGAATCAGTGGGCCATGTTGTTGTTGCCGCTGGTGTTGTGCTTATAACTTTAAG ATAGAAGCTCTTCATTCAAGTGAAGAAATAGGAAAAATCACAAAGGTCTGGGGTGGACTCGTAGTTGAAGCTTTAACAGATGCTGATAACTTTGAGGTCAGCTTCCCAATGGATTTGGACGTTAGTATTAAAGCGGTCCTGCTGGGGGCCAGTATCTTAATT GATTTTATGTATTTTGAGAAAACAAGTAAGCAGCTGATTGAAGTGACAGATAGGAACCAATAA